The Devosia yakushimensis DNA window GTTGAGGTTGGCCATATATTCGTGGAAGGCTTCGATCTCGGCGTCGAGCCGGGCGCGCTCTTCTTCAAGACGGCGGAGCTGCTCGGCGCGGTAGTCGTCGAACGCCGCATTGCCGCTCGAGGTCGAGGCATAGCGGTGGCCGCGGAACTGGCTCTTGTTGGACGAGCACCAGCTGCGCCCCTTGTTCCAATAGGCCTGCGCCTTTTCCGGCGAGCCGCCGAACTTTTCGCCCCAGATGATATAGGCGAGCATGGCCAGGCCTACCGGCCAGAAAAAGACGAACCCCAAGACCATCAAGGCGATGGTCAGCGGGGATAGTTGAGGTTTGATGATTGCTGTGTTCATTTCGGTTGCATTCTCCCAGTCACGATGTGCTTTACGTGGCCCCAACTGGGGTAGGATCAAGCATGTGCCCGCAGATTTTTGGCCTTGAAATGCAAA harbors:
- a CDS encoding DUF2852 domain-containing protein; amino-acid sequence: MNTAIIKPQLSPLTIALMVLGFVFFWPVGLAMLAYIIWGEKFGGSPEKAQAYWNKGRSWCSSNKSQFRGHRYASTSSGNAAFDDYRAEQLRRLEEERARLDAEIEAFHEYMANLNKAKDREEFDRFMNERRGSRQGYGDKNDENNGWGNNNNG